A window of Amblyraja radiata isolate CabotCenter1 chromosome 25, sAmbRad1.1.pri, whole genome shotgun sequence contains these coding sequences:
- the LOC116987173 gene encoding basic phospholipase A2 pseudexin B chain-like, with protein sequence MLGLLLVLLLTGCLPPGVAGGDTESLQPRNLVQFSNIIKCAIPGINPLSAFSDYGCYCGPGGHGTPVDELDRCCQTHDKCYSAAKNKRCILHRNPKAVFYTYTCSKKTVTCASKNNKCAKIACECDRNAAVCFAKAQPTYNKKYKGMKKSSCK encoded by the exons ATGTTGGGGCTACTTCTGGTACTTCTGCTCACAG GTTGCCTCCCCCCTGGTGTAGCCGGCGGTGACActgagtcccttcagcccagaaACCTTGTGCAGTTCAGCAATATTATTAAGTGCGCCATACCAGGGATCAACCCACTTTCTGCCTTCTCGGACTACGGCTGTTACTGCGGGCCTGGTGGACACGGGACACCGGTGGATGAGCTGGACAG GTGCTGTCAGACACACGACAAATGTTATAGCGCGGCTAAGAACAAGCGCTGCATATTGCACAGGAACCCCAAAGCTGTGTTCTACACGTACACCTGTTCAAAAAAGACCGTGACTTGCGCCA gtaaaaataataaatgtgcGAAGATTGCCTGTGAATGTGATCGCAATGCGGCCGTTTGCTTCGCCAAAGCACAACCCACGTACAATAAAAAATACAAGGGTATGAAGAAATCCAGCTGTAAATAG